Proteins from a genomic interval of Peromyscus leucopus breed LL Stock chromosome 12, UCI_PerLeu_2.1, whole genome shotgun sequence:
- the Tagln3 gene encoding transgelin-3, with amino-acid sequence MANRGPSYGLSREVQEKIEQKYDADLENKLVDWIILQCAEDIEHPPPGRAHFQKWLMDGTVLCKLINSLYPPGQEPIPKISESKMAFKQMEQISQFLKAAEVYGVRTTDIFQTVDLWEGKDMAAVQRTLMALGSVAVTKDDGCYRGEPSWFHRKAQQNRRGFSEEQLRQGQNVIGLQMGSNKGASQAGMTGYGMPRQIM; translated from the exons aTGGCTAACAGGGGCCCGAGCTATGGCTTAAGCCGAGAGGTGCAGGAGAAGATCGAGCAGAAGTATGACGCGGACCTGGAGAACAAGCTGGTGGACTGGATCATCCTGCAGTGTGCTGAAGATATAGAGCACCCGCCCCCGGGCAGGGCCCATTTTCAGAAATGGTTGATGGACGGGACG GTCCTGTGCAAGCTGATAAACAGTTTATACCCACCAGGACAAGAACCTATCCCCAAGATCTCAGAGTCAAAGATGGCTTTTAAGCAGATGGAGCAAATCTCCCAGTTCCTGAAAGCGGCCGAGGTCTATGGTGTCAGGACCACTGACATTTTTCAGACAGTGGATCTATGGGAAG GGAAGGACATGGCAGCTGTGCAGAGGACTCTGATGGCCCTAGGCAGCGTGGCAGTCACCAAGGATGATGGCTGCTACCGGGGAGAACCCTCCTGGTTTCACAG GAAAGCCCAGCAGAACCGGAGAGGATTTTCAGAGGAGCAGCTTCGCCAGGGACAGAACGTCATAGGCCTGCAGATGGGCAGCAACAAGGGTGCCTCCCAGGCGGGCATGACAGGGTACGGGATGCCCAGGCAGATTATGTAA